A genome region from Chlorobaculum tepidum TLS includes the following:
- a CDS encoding DNA glycosylase, with amino-acid sequence MPDIMITHKKIYSSLLNTKSRLNFKDTVQSGQSFRWNLNETLKSYYSSVIYNSIIFICEINSEMIEVLCTDQELSGKPINEFLKHLFSLDFQEETVFSSRFQQEFPEVWNLVQSYRSVRVMRQDPFEIMVTFMCAQGIGMHLIRRQVSMIAERYGQKIMLELPEGNLTFHSFPPPQALASADPNELAVCTNNNRIRAANIIAMARSFESGKLALACVDSGKCDLETLRETLCVHSGIGLKIADCIALFGLGRFDAFPIDTHVKQYLWEWFGIEEARHSLTEKNYRILQEKARAILGAEYAGYAGHILFHCWRKEVKKMKAF; translated from the coding sequence ATGCCAGACATTATGATTACTCATAAAAAAATATACTCATCACTATTGAACACCAAATCAAGACTCAACTTTAAAGATACAGTGCAAAGTGGTCAAAGCTTTAGGTGGAATCTAAACGAGACACTAAAGAGCTATTACTCTTCAGTAATATACAACTCTATTATTTTTATATGTGAGATTAATTCTGAAATGATTGAAGTACTCTGCACCGATCAAGAGCTTTCCGGTAAACCAATCAATGAATTTTTAAAACACCTTTTCTCTCTTGATTTTCAAGAGGAAACCGTATTCTCATCAAGGTTTCAACAGGAATTCCCCGAAGTCTGGAACCTGGTTCAGTCGTACCGCTCCGTCCGGGTCATGCGGCAGGACCCTTTTGAAATAATGGTCACCTTCATGTGCGCCCAGGGCATAGGCATGCACCTGATCCGTCGCCAGGTTTCGATGATCGCCGAACGGTATGGCCAAAAGATTATGCTGGAGTTGCCAGAAGGCAACTTGACGTTTCACAGCTTTCCTCCCCCGCAAGCTCTTGCGTCTGCGGACCCGAATGAACTGGCAGTATGCACGAATAACAACCGGATAAGGGCGGCAAACATCATCGCTATGGCACGCTCTTTCGAGTCAGGCAAACTGGCTCTGGCGTGCGTCGATTCGGGCAAATGCGATCTCGAAACGCTTCGCGAAACCTTGTGCGTGCACAGCGGAATCGGCCTGAAAATCGCCGACTGCATCGCCCTTTTCGGGCTTGGACGGTTCGACGCCTTCCCGATTGACACGCATGTCAAACAGTACCTCTGGGAGTGGTTCGGCATCGAAGAGGCCCGCCACAGCCTGACAGAAAAGAACTACCGCATCCTCCAGGAAAAGGCGCGCGCCATCCTCGGAGCCGAGTATGCGGGGTACGCCGGACACATTTTGTTTCACTGCTGGAGAAAAGAGGTCAAAAAGATGAAAGCGTTTTGA
- a CDS encoding type II toxin-antitoxin system PemK/MazF family toxin has protein sequence MKRGSVVTIALQGNDGKLRPAVVVLSDYFPEHPSVTVLPIISDLRSTPFFRIDVEPEAQNGLLKPSRIMIDKAQAVPSEKIGKVIGLLDDTKMMAVNRALALWFGFA, from the coding sequence ATGAAAAGGGGATCGGTGGTCACGATTGCCTTGCAGGGCAATGACGGGAAGCTACGGCCAGCAGTGGTTGTTCTATCCGATTATTTTCCGGAACATCCCTCCGTAACGGTGTTGCCGATAATCAGTGACTTGCGTTCGACGCCCTTTTTCCGGATCGATGTCGAGCCAGAGGCACAGAATGGCTTGCTGAAGCCGTCCCGGATCATGATTGACAAAGCTCAGGCGGTGCCGTCGGAAAAGATCGGCAAGGTTATCGGTCTTCTCGACGATACCAAAATGATGGCGGTCAACAGGGCGCTAGCGCTCTGGTTCGGTTTTGCTTGA
- a CDS encoding RNB domain-containing ribonuclease, translating into MSRKKGKADIVKIAVGVMLLNGLEPDFSLEAEHQLESIDGPGKENGSEILDLTSLLWCSIDNDDSRDLDQLTACEVQEDSSIIIYVAIADVDTLVKKGSPIDKHAWINTTSVYTSAKVFPMLPLRLSTDLTSLNANENRLAIVTIMKIGADGELITSTVERAWVRNKAKLAYDSVAAWLEGNGELPPAARAVPGMDQQLRHQDQVAQKLRLRRHAKGSLEFETFQPRAVFEGDRVVDIKEQEKNRARQLIEEFMISTNTCTANFLAEKGVASIRRVVKSPERWRRIVNVASEYGYALPGAPDGKALESFLALRFKEDPLRFPDLSLTIIKLMGSGEYVVEFPGQEPIGHFGLAERDYTHSTAPNRRYPDLITLRMTKAFLTNSPPPYGIDELEYLAVHCTRQEDAARKVERRVRKSEAALLMQSMIGHHFDAIVSGHSEKGSWVRIFTPPVEGRLVRNVGKIKVGQKIKVKLVLADVDRGFIDFERV; encoded by the coding sequence ATGAGCAGGAAAAAGGGGAAAGCCGATATCGTTAAAATTGCGGTTGGCGTCATGCTGCTGAACGGTCTGGAGCCGGATTTTTCACTGGAGGCGGAGCATCAGCTGGAGTCGATTGACGGGCCGGGCAAGGAGAATGGCTCGGAAATTCTCGATCTCACGTCACTGCTCTGGTGCTCGATCGATAACGACGACTCGCGCGATCTCGACCAGCTTACCGCCTGTGAAGTGCAGGAGGATTCGTCAATCATCATCTACGTGGCCATCGCCGACGTCGATACCCTGGTGAAAAAAGGCTCGCCAATCGATAAACACGCCTGGATAAACACCACCTCGGTCTATACCTCGGCGAAAGTGTTTCCCATGCTCCCTCTGCGCCTCTCTACCGATCTCACCTCCCTCAATGCCAACGAGAACCGGCTTGCTATCGTCACCATCATGAAGATCGGAGCGGATGGCGAACTGATCACCTCCACAGTCGAGCGTGCCTGGGTGCGCAACAAGGCGAAGCTCGCGTACGATTCCGTCGCCGCCTGGCTCGAGGGCAACGGCGAGCTGCCTCCGGCGGCCCGGGCGGTGCCGGGCATGGATCAGCAGTTGCGGCATCAGGATCAGGTAGCGCAGAAGCTGCGGCTACGCAGGCACGCAAAAGGTTCGCTGGAGTTCGAGACCTTCCAGCCGCGCGCCGTTTTCGAGGGAGATCGCGTCGTTGATATCAAGGAACAGGAGAAGAACCGGGCGCGGCAGCTCATCGAGGAGTTCATGATCTCCACCAACACCTGCACCGCAAATTTTCTGGCAGAAAAGGGCGTCGCCTCGATTCGCCGCGTCGTCAAGTCGCCTGAACGGTGGCGGCGCATTGTCAACGTGGCGAGCGAGTACGGTTACGCCTTGCCCGGCGCACCTGACGGAAAGGCGCTTGAAAGCTTCCTCGCATTGAGGTTCAAGGAAGACCCGCTCCGTTTCCCCGATCTCTCCCTGACCATCATCAAGCTCATGGGGTCGGGAGAGTATGTCGTGGAGTTCCCGGGGCAGGAGCCGATTGGCCATTTCGGCCTTGCCGAGCGCGACTATACCCACTCGACAGCTCCGAACAGGCGCTATCCCGACCTGATCACCCTGAGAATGACCAAGGCATTTCTGACGAACAGTCCGCCGCCCTACGGCATCGACGAGCTGGAGTATCTCGCGGTACACTGCACGCGCCAGGAGGATGCGGCCCGCAAGGTGGAGCGGCGCGTGCGCAAATCCGAAGCTGCGTTACTGATGCAGAGCATGATCGGTCACCATTTTGACGCCATCGTCTCCGGCCACTCGGAAAAGGGTTCGTGGGTGCGGATATTCACGCCGCCAGTCGAGGGGCGGCTGGTGAGGAACGTCGGGAAAATCAAAGTCGGCCAGAAAATCAAGGTCAAGCTCGTGCTGGCGGACGTCGATCGCGGCTTCATCGATTTCGAAAGGGTGTGA
- a CDS encoding L-2-amino-thiazoline-4-carboxylic acid hydrolase, giving the protein MSNAHAELIEAARKKFSRFRELSEKHGEAKAWEIMLEGFPEIQKQRMGPLLSLPTLAEAFRQAIPQFKSIGMEMDVVDISNRGTDAVLEVQRICPWLEVCKECGYAIPCHVICELDMAATRLAFPEIKGEILCRQALGAPVCIFMYERAAKTSTRTDNATT; this is encoded by the coding sequence ATGTCAAACGCACACGCAGAACTGATCGAGGCCGCACGAAAGAAGTTCTCGCGCTTCAGAGAGCTGAGTGAAAAGCACGGCGAAGCGAAGGCTTGGGAAATCATGCTCGAAGGATTCCCGGAAATCCAGAAGCAGCGCATGGGGCCGTTGCTGTCACTGCCTACGCTTGCCGAAGCGTTCCGGCAGGCCATTCCGCAGTTCAAATCGATTGGGATGGAGATGGATGTGGTGGATATTTCCAACCGTGGCACCGACGCCGTGCTGGAAGTCCAGCGCATCTGTCCATGGCTGGAGGTATGCAAGGAGTGCGGCTACGCCATCCCCTGCCATGTCATCTGCGAACTCGATATGGCGGCCACTCGCCTGGCTTTCCCCGAAATAAAGGGCGAAATCCTCTGCCGCCAGGCGCTCGGCGCTCCCGTCTGCATCTTCATGTACGAACGAGCGGCAAAAACCTCTACCAGAACCGACAACGCAACCACCTAA
- a CDS encoding zinc ribbon domain-containing protein YjdM yields the protein MSDLPNCPKCNSEYTYENGLLLVCPECAYEWSHLEAGDAEQVRVWKDANGNILQDGDTVTVIKDLKVRGASGVIKGGTKVKNIRLVEGDHDIDCKIDGFGTMQLKSKFVRKG from the coding sequence ATGAGCGATCTGCCGAACTGCCCGAAATGCAATTCAGAATACACCTATGAAAATGGACTGCTGCTCGTTTGCCCCGAGTGTGCCTATGAATGGAGCCATCTGGAGGCGGGCGATGCCGAGCAGGTTCGTGTCTGGAAAGACGCTAATGGTAATATCCTGCAGGATGGCGACACCGTGACGGTGATCAAGGATCTCAAGGTCAGAGGGGCTTCCGGGGTGATCAAGGGGGGCACGAAGGTAAAGAATATCCGTCTCGTCGAGGGCGATCACGACATCGACTGCAAAATCGATGGCTTCGGCACGATGCAACTCAAATCGAAATTTGTCCGGAAGGGGTAA
- a CDS encoding DsrE family protein translates to MLLFRKSFTILAFALTAIFSFGATLNAASPEPQAAAVQPATKGLFVVVTSDDPMTQMMAMVLSTQTLTQGRSVRVLVCGKAGELVLKGSKEKLFKPLDKSPQMMLKGLIAKGVTVEICPLYLPDAGKQPSALIAGVTIAKPPVVAAAMAEDGIKLLTF, encoded by the coding sequence ATGTTACTGTTCAGAAAATCGTTCACCATTCTTGCATTTGCGTTGACCGCCATCTTTTCGTTTGGCGCGACGCTCAATGCCGCTTCTCCGGAACCTCAGGCCGCAGCCGTTCAGCCCGCCACCAAAGGCTTGTTCGTGGTGGTCACCTCCGATGACCCCATGACGCAGATGATGGCGATGGTGCTTTCGACCCAGACGCTCACCCAGGGCCGTTCCGTCCGCGTACTGGTTTGCGGCAAGGCTGGTGAGCTTGTGCTGAAAGGCAGCAAGGAGAAGCTTTTCAAGCCGCTCGACAAGTCACCCCAGATGATGCTCAAAGGGCTGATCGCCAAGGGCGTTACGGTCGAAATTTGCCCGCTTTACCTGCCTGATGCAGGCAAGCAGCCTTCGGCTCTCATCGCGGGCGTCACGATCGCCAAGCCGCCGGTCGTCGCCGCCGCAATGGCTGAAGATGGCATCAAGCTGCTGACGTTCTGA
- a CDS encoding Nramp family divalent metal transporter, with translation MAVSFSKLIQSRWLPLKKLLGFLGPGFLVTVGFIDPGNWATNIEGGARFGYELLWVITLSTLILIVIQHMAARLGIATGKSLAVNIRDHFPAPVSSLLGFTIVAACVATDVAELVGGGIGFSLLFGMPLWAGALLTVVLEVFLVVSQRYHRIETIIVGFLGIIALCYLAELWIVRPAWHEVLPATVTPVLGRESIYVAIAILGAVVMPHNVYLHSNVIHSRKWGMTDDEKKELLRYEKADTLFAMTLGWVVNSAMIVVAAAVFHQHGVRVESIEQASATLRPLAGPLAGLLFAVALVFAGVGSSITSSMAEANVITGFLGKPEDPESLLWRVSVFLTAIPSFIIILFKVDTYKILIFSQVVLSLQLPFTLLPLLVLCRSEKVMGVFRSRGVEFVAAVLITMVVVALNLYLLSTTVTGDS, from the coding sequence ATGGCAGTTTCATTTTCGAAATTGATACAATCCCGCTGGCTTCCTCTCAAAAAGCTTCTGGGATTTCTCGGACCGGGATTTCTGGTGACGGTTGGATTCATCGACCCTGGCAACTGGGCCACCAATATCGAAGGGGGTGCGCGGTTCGGTTACGAACTGCTCTGGGTGATCACGCTCAGCACGCTGATTCTGATCGTTATCCAGCACATGGCCGCGCGGCTTGGCATCGCCACGGGCAAGTCGCTGGCGGTTAACATTCGAGACCATTTTCCCGCGCCGGTTTCATCGCTTCTTGGCTTTACGATTGTTGCCGCCTGCGTTGCCACCGACGTGGCCGAGCTGGTTGGCGGTGGCATCGGCTTCAGTCTCCTTTTTGGGATGCCGCTCTGGGCCGGGGCGCTTCTGACCGTGGTGCTCGAAGTGTTCCTCGTGGTCAGCCAGCGCTACCATCGCATCGAGACCATTATCGTCGGCTTTCTCGGCATCATCGCGCTCTGCTATCTCGCTGAACTCTGGATCGTCCGACCGGCCTGGCACGAAGTGCTGCCCGCCACGGTCACGCCGGTGCTGGGCCGTGAGAGCATCTACGTCGCCATTGCCATTCTTGGTGCAGTGGTCATGCCGCACAACGTGTATCTGCACTCCAACGTCATTCACAGCCGGAAATGGGGGATGACCGATGATGAGAAAAAAGAGCTGCTTCGCTACGAAAAAGCCGATACTCTTTTTGCCATGACGCTTGGCTGGGTGGTCAATTCAGCGATGATCGTTGTCGCCGCCGCCGTGTTTCACCAGCATGGCGTGCGGGTCGAGAGCATCGAGCAGGCATCCGCGACGCTCAGACCGCTGGCCGGGCCGCTGGCGGGGTTGCTCTTCGCCGTGGCGCTTGTGTTCGCGGGAGTCGGTTCATCGATCACCTCCTCGATGGCCGAGGCCAACGTCATCACCGGCTTTCTCGGCAAGCCCGAAGACCCGGAGAGCCTGCTCTGGCGCGTGTCGGTGTTCCTGACCGCCATCCCTTCCTTTATCATCATTCTGTTCAAGGTCGATACCTACAAAATCCTGATTTTCAGCCAGGTGGTGCTGAGCCTTCAACTGCCCTTCACGCTTTTGCCGCTCTTGGTGCTCTGCCGGAGCGAAAAGGTGATGGGGGTCTTCCGGAGCCGGGGCGTCGAATTCGTTGCGGCGGTGCTGATTACCATGGTGGTCGTTGCGCTCAATCTCTATCTGCTCTCTACCACAGTGACCGGAGACTCATGA
- a CDS encoding universal stress protein, giving the protein MKAYQNILVAIDGSGADDALIEQVSALAAPLGSRVHLLHVVHSHTIDQERALREQAGEFLERYRAAMQQQGIEAEVLIRSGEPDREILKEIEERRYDLLAMAAHGHRLFSRLLFGSVSRALRNKIDIPLLLVRGEAR; this is encoded by the coding sequence ATGAAGGCATACCAAAACATACTGGTGGCTATCGATGGTTCCGGGGCCGACGACGCGCTGATCGAACAGGTCTCGGCTCTTGCCGCGCCGCTGGGATCGCGCGTGCATCTGTTGCATGTGGTGCACTCTCACACCATCGATCAGGAACGCGCGCTTCGGGAGCAGGCAGGGGAGTTTCTCGAGCGTTATCGGGCCGCGATGCAACAACAGGGTATCGAGGCCGAAGTGCTCATCCGGAGCGGGGAACCCGACCGGGAGATTCTGAAGGAGATCGAAGAGCGCCGTTACGACCTGCTCGCGATGGCGGCACACGGTCACCGCCTGTTTAGTCGCCTGCTTTTCGGCAGCGTTTCCCGCGCCTTGCGTAACAAAATCGACATCCCGCTCCTCTTGGTCAGGGGAGAGGCTCGCTGA